Proteins encoded in a region of the Prunus persica cultivar Lovell chromosome G4, Prunus_persica_NCBIv2, whole genome shotgun sequence genome:
- the LOC109948601 gene encoding uncharacterized protein K02A2.6-like translates to MMKDCINYSKGCEACQRHGPIQQVPSVPMNPVVKPWPFRGWAMDLIGKIYPASSQQHCFIIVATDYFTKWVEAKPIKTTTSQEIITFIEEQIIQRFGIPESITTDRGSSFISREMLDMAETFKFKLLQSTPYYAQANGQAESSNKVIINIIRKMLEKNPKQWHEKLSETLWAYRTSKREATGMTPYALTYGHDAILPMEIAVQSLRIAHQHDLTGEDYSQAMLLELEELDASRIDTLNKLLARKQAVSRAYNKRVKNKSFEEGEIVWKAILPLGTHIAGYGKWSPTWEGPFIINQILGMGAYRLQDRDGVVHFAPINGKWLKKFYPTMWDSQAVQTDPGIEEEQD, encoded by the coding sequence atgatgaaggattgcatCAACTATTCCAAAGGATGTGAAGCCTGTCAAAGGCACGGCCCAATCCAGCAGGTTCCTTCGGTTCCCATGAATCCTGTAGTAAAACCATGGCCTTTCaggggatgggcaatggatctcattggcaaaATCTATCCAGCCAGCAGCCAGCAGCATTGTTTTATCATTGTTGCTACAGactatttcaccaaatgggtagaAGCCAAGCCAATCAAAACCACAACttctcaagagatcatcaccttTATAGAAGAACAGATCATACAGAGATTCGGCATTCCAGAATCGATCACAACTGATAggggttcttctttcatatctagggagatgctagatatggcagaaacATTCAAGTTCAAGCTGCTTCAATCTACCCCCTAttatgctcaagctaatggacaggcagaatcaagtaacaaggtgattaTCAACATCATCAGAAAGATGCTGGAGAAGAATCCGAAGCAATGGCATGAGAAATTGTCAGAAACTTTGTGGGCATACAGAActtcaaaaagagaagcaactggcATGACTCCCTATGCTCTGACCTACGGTCATGATGCAATTCTGCCCATGGAAATAGCAGTCCAGTCTCTTAGAATTGCTCACCAGCACGATCTCACAGGAGAAGATTACTCTCAAGCCATGCTACTTGAATTAGAAGAATTGGATGCAAGCAGGATTGacaccctcaacaaactcttagcaaGAAAACAGGCTGTGTCAAGGgcctacaacaaaagagtcaaaaacaagagttttgaagagggagagatagtctggaaggcaattctgccccttggaacacacatagctggatatggaaaatggtcacctacatgggaaggcccttttataattaaccaaatcctCGGGATGGGGGCATACAGGTTGCAGGACCGAGATGGAGTTGTTCATTTTGCCCCAATCAATGGTAAATGGTTAAAGAAGTTCTATCCAACCATGTGGGATTCACAGGCTGTACAAACGGATCCTGGGATAGAAGAGGAACAAGATTGa